The Halomonas sp. 'Soap Lake #6' genomic sequence CTTTTCCTAATAGGTAGGCTTATCCGAAACGTCAGAGCGCGCAGCAAGCTTCCTTTAGGCTTTGGCAGCGTCGTCGCGTAGCACGGTATCTAGCGCAATAACCATCATGTCATTGAAGGTGGTTTGACGATCGGCGCTGGAAAGTGAGTCGCCCTTCAGAATATGGTCGGAAACGGTGCAGATCGTCAGTGCCCGGGCGCCAAACTCTGCTGCAACGCCGTAAAGGCCAGCGGCTTCCATCTCTACCCCAACAATACCGTAGCGCTTGAGCAGTTCGGCCATGTCGGTCTGCGGGTTGTAGAACAGATCCGCTGAGAAGATATTGCCGACTTTTACTGGAACGTTCTGCGCATTGGCAGCCGCCACCGCGTGCATGGTCAGATCGAAGTCGGCAATTGCCGAGAAGTCGTGGTCGTTAAAGCGCATGCGGTTTACTTTGGAATCGGTGCAGGCGCCCATACCGATTACCACATCGCGAACGTTGACATCGTCGCGTACTGCTCCGCAAGAACCCACCCGAATGATGGACTTGACGCCGTAGTCGGTAATCAGCTCTTTGGCGTAAATAGACACCGACGGAATGCCCATACCGTGGCCCATAACTGAAATTGCGTGGCCTTTATAAGTACCGGTATAGCCGAACATGCTGCGTACATCGTTTACCTGACGTACGTTTTCCAGGTAGGTATCGGCGATGTACTTGGCGCGCAGCGGATCGCCGGGCATCAGAACGGTATCAGCGAAATCGCCCATCTCAGCATTGATATGTGGTGTCGCCATAAATTGCTCCTATATTCAAATTCAAATAGGTCGAACAACCCTTGGCGAAAGGCCACGCTACGGGTTGATTCTGACCGTGCACAGTCGTGTGCTAATGATGGGGTATCGGCGTTTACGCCGCGTTGGGTAAAAAGCTCTTGCCGTCTTCCATCGCTTCAACCGCGAAGAATGTTGCCA encodes the following:
- the deoD gene encoding purine-nucleoside phosphorylase; translated protein: MATPHINAEMGDFADTVLMPGDPLRAKYIADTYLENVRQVNDVRSMFGYTGTYKGHAISVMGHGMGIPSVSIYAKELITDYGVKSIIRVGSCGAVRDDVNVRDVVIGMGACTDSKVNRMRFNDHDFSAIADFDLTMHAVAAANAQNVPVKVGNIFSADLFYNPQTDMAELLKRYGIVGVEMEAAGLYGVAAEFGARALTICTVSDHILKGDSLSSADRQTTFNDMMVIALDTVLRDDAAKA